CGGTCGTCTCGCCCTTCCTGTTCCCGTCGCTGGAGCCGTCCGCGCATGGCATCGACGCCAGCCCGCTGCGCACGCCGGATGGGTTTCCGGTCCTTCCGGGCGACCATCTGCGCGGCCATCTGCGGCACGCCGCCTCTGCACTCTACGGCGAGGGTAGCGACGAGGTTCGCGCGCTGTTCGGACGATCCTCCGACAGCCGCGAGGAAGGCGGCTCGGACCGGCCCGAACGCGGCGCGCTGCTCGTCGGCGACCTCGTGGCGCGCGACTGGCTGCTCGACGGCGACCCCCGCTCCGGTCGACAGCGGGTCGAGACCGGCAATCATGTGCTGTCCCATCGCGTCGCGATCGATGAGGAGAGCGGGGCGGCGGACGACGGCATGCTGCAGGTGATCGAACTGGCCCTGCCGCCGGCGGCGATCGGCCTCTTCGAAGGCGACATCGTCATCGGCAGGACGGCCGAATTCGTCCGCGCCTTCGGCGACGCGTCGCCCGGGCGGATCATCGAGGACCTCATGACGCTCGTCGCTTTCGTCGGGGCGAACAAGACCGCGGGCTACGGCGCGATACGCCGGTCGTCGTGCCGTTTCACGGAACGGCCGGTGGCTTCGGTCGCCCCTGCCGGGTCGTCGTCCGACCGGGTCCAGGTCGATCTCGCCTTCGACCAGCCGATCCTCGTCGATGCCCGGCGCCTGTCCATGAATCTGGTCGCCGGCGCCGACATCATTCCCGGCGCGGCGCTGAAGGGCGCCGTTGCTCGATTCCTGGACGATCTCGGTCTCCTCGGCGATGATGATGACGAGGCCAATGATGCGCTGTCGGCCCTCCGGTTTTCCCATGCCTTCCCGGTCTTCGACGGGAAGCTTTGCGGCATGGCCGTGCCCGATGCGCTGGCGGCGACATGGACGCTCGACGAAGACAACAAGATCGCAGAAGTGACGGTGGCGACATGCGTCGGCGGGGAGGGGGCGAAGCGACTGGCAACGATGTCCGGGTCGAAGACCCCTGCCTACCCCGGCGACTGGAAGGGGGGCGTCTGGTCGCTCGTGCGAAACCGTCTCCTCGATCGACCTGACGCCGGTTTCCTCCGCCGGCAGGGCAGGGGGCGGGTGGCCATCGGTCCCGACGGTCTCGCG
The nucleotide sequence above comes from Aquibium microcysteis. Encoded proteins:
- a CDS encoding RAMP superfamily CRISPR-associated protein; this encodes MACHPPLRLCRSARLPRVRRRFWSIGMSGRIVIAATVAVVSPFLFPSLEPSAHGIDASPLRTPDGFPVLPGDHLRGHLRHAASALYGEGSDEVRALFGRSSDSREEGGSDRPERGALLVGDLVARDWLLDGDPRSGRQRVETGNHVLSHRVAIDEESGAADDGMLQVIELALPPAAIGLFEGDIVIGRTAEFVRAFGDASPGRIIEDLMTLVAFVGANKTAGYGAIRRSSCRFTERPVASVAPAGSSSDRVQVDLAFDQPILVDARRLSMNLVAGADIIPGAALKGAVARFLDDLGLLGDDDDEANDALSALRFSHAFPVFDGKLCGMAVPDALAATWTLDEDNKIAEVTVATCVGGEGAKRLATMSGSKTPAYPGDWKGGVWSLVRNRLLDRPDAGFLRRQGRGRVAIGPDGLADEGKLFVTELVETHGLNWRFELARGNADRRMFDVVVGALVHGLHGLGRTGAHMKAVTVSVAPQPQVAHVGEVALLLETPLVIGTSDETGGVHEKLAGYFQELFDGTESRLMESVARRRIAGDYLGFRFPRAGSYRGFEMVEPGAVFVLDLDPAGAVLVSDALSGGLPARFDGHMRRGVSGGRSTFPLTPQNGYGAVSLLPAAFMDGVHTVAATSRESGA